A single genomic interval of uncultured Desulfobulbus sp. harbors:
- a CDS encoding RNA polymerase factor sigma-32: MRDQSEIDSVEADEAPQHALMLTSSDDNLPALSNPALHRYLQEISQYELLSREETEELAVRFQETGDPDAAYRLVSSNLRLVVKVAMDFQKYWMQNFMDLIQEGNVGLVQATKKFDPYRGVKFSYYAAYWIRAYILKFIMDNWRLVKIGTTQAQRKLFFSLNKEKKLLESQGFKPEVKLLAERLNVKESEVIEMGQRMDNWDVSLEAPVRSDSEDEQKNFLPSEGPGIEEVVASQEMRERLASILADLSTRLNEKELVILQTRLLSDEPKTLQTIADEFNISRERVRQIEANLLKKLRKQFEKEMPDIQDFLSGDGVILAAGPTDQVS; this comes from the coding sequence GAGGCAGATGAGGCACCGCAGCACGCTTTGATGCTGACCAGTAGTGACGACAACCTGCCGGCGTTAAGCAATCCGGCCCTTCATCGATATCTCCAGGAAATCAGCCAGTATGAATTGTTAAGCCGCGAAGAGACGGAAGAGCTTGCCGTGCGCTTTCAGGAGACCGGTGACCCTGACGCAGCCTACCGCCTGGTTTCTTCGAACCTGCGTCTTGTGGTCAAGGTGGCTATGGACTTCCAAAAGTATTGGATGCAGAACTTCATGGATCTGATCCAGGAAGGCAATGTCGGCTTGGTGCAGGCCACTAAAAAATTTGATCCCTACCGCGGTGTGAAATTTTCCTACTATGCCGCCTACTGGATTCGCGCTTACATCCTCAAGTTCATCATGGATAATTGGCGCCTGGTGAAAATCGGGACCACGCAAGCACAGCGTAAGCTGTTTTTCAGCCTCAATAAAGAGAAAAAGCTTCTTGAGTCCCAAGGGTTTAAGCCTGAAGTTAAATTGCTTGCCGAGCGTTTGAATGTCAAGGAGAGCGAAGTCATCGAAATGGGGCAGCGGATGGACAACTGGGACGTCTCACTCGAGGCACCCGTCCGCAGCGATTCCGAGGATGAGCAGAAAAATTTTCTCCCCAGTGAAGGACCGGGGATCGAGGAAGTCGTTGCAAGTCAGGAGATGCGCGAGCGGCTCGCCAGCATCCTTGCCGATCTCAGTACCCGGCTTAATGAGAAAGAACTGGTCATCCTGCAAACTCGCCTGCTTTCCGACGAACCCAAGACCCTGCAGACCATTGCTGACGAGTTCAATATTTCCCGTGAACGGGTCCGGCAGATCGAAGCGAACCTGCTTAAAAAATTACGTAAACAGTTCGAAAAAGAAATGCCTGATATTCAGGATTTTCTCAGCGGTGACGGGGTGATCCTTGCCGCTGGACCGACAGATCAGGTGTCCTGA
- a CDS encoding DegT/DnrJ/EryC1/StrS family aminotransferase, whose product MKVPLLDLKPQLAPLRSQMLEAVTRVLDSTGYILGPEVTELEKKIAQYSDANFGVGVSSGTDALLNALMSLNIGPGDLVLTTPYTFFATMGTILRVGAKPVFVDVEPQSLNMDPALAAEALKADRQGQGRIRAMIPVHLYGQCADMQRIMALSAEYGVPVIEDAAQAIGAEFPFAEDGKIVWRRAGGMGLCGCFSFFPSKNLGGIGDGGMVTTSDAAYADVLRSNRNHGAEPKYFHSRVGGNFRLDPIQAVVLSIKLEHLESWHAARRENAATYSRLFAETGLANNPVVLPSAVYQETEGAQSHNYHIYNQFVIHVPQRDKLRQFLLDNSVGCEIYYPLCLHQQECLQADGYRDLSFPVAEAAAANSLALPIYPELSTEQLEYVVATIGRFYNAG is encoded by the coding sequence ATGAAAGTACCATTGCTCGACCTGAAACCACAGTTGGCCCCCCTGCGTTCTCAAATGCTGGAGGCCGTGACCCGTGTTCTCGATTCCACCGGCTATATTCTCGGCCCGGAAGTGACCGAGCTCGAGAAAAAAATTGCCCAATATTCAGATGCCAATTTTGGCGTCGGTGTTTCCTCGGGCACCGATGCCCTCCTCAACGCCTTGATGTCGCTCAATATCGGACCTGGCGACCTGGTTCTGACTACGCCCTACACCTTTTTTGCCACGATGGGGACCATCCTTCGCGTCGGCGCCAAACCGGTGTTTGTCGACGTTGAACCCCAAAGTCTCAATATGGATCCAGCTCTGGCCGCTGAAGCATTGAAGGCTGATCGGCAGGGGCAGGGGCGCATCAGGGCCATGATCCCGGTCCATCTCTACGGCCAGTGTGCCGACATGCAGCGGATTATGGCGCTTTCCGCCGAATACGGCGTCCCGGTCATCGAGGATGCGGCCCAGGCCATCGGTGCCGAATTTCCCTTTGCAGAGGACGGTAAGATTGTCTGGCGGCGCGCCGGTGGCATGGGCCTTTGCGGCTGTTTTTCTTTTTTCCCTAGCAAAAATCTGGGCGGCATCGGTGACGGCGGCATGGTCACCACCTCAGATGCGGCCTATGCGGACGTTCTTCGCTCTAACCGCAACCATGGAGCGGAACCCAAGTATTTTCACTCCCGGGTAGGGGGTAACTTCCGCCTCGACCCCATCCAGGCGGTGGTGCTCTCCATCAAACTTGAGCACCTGGAAAGCTGGCATGCGGCCCGGCGCGAAAACGCGGCCACCTATTCCCGTCTTTTTGCCGAAACTGGCCTGGCCAACAATCCGGTCGTTCTGCCCAGTGCGGTTTATCAGGAAACTGAAGGTGCCCAATCGCATAACTATCATATCTACAACCAGTTTGTGATCCATGTGCCGCAGCGTGATAAACTGCGACAATTCCTGCTTGATAATTCAGTCGGCTGCGAGATTTATTATCCCCTTTGCCTCCATCAGCAGGAATGCCTCCAGGCGGATGGGTACAGGGATCTGTCGTTTCCCGTAGCCGAAGCTGCGGCGGCCAATTCCCTAGCCCTGCCGATTTATCCGGAATTGAGCACGGAACAGTTGGAATATGTGGTAGCGACCATTGGCCGTTTCTACAACGCCGGTTGA